The Acanthochromis polyacanthus isolate Apoly-LR-REF ecotype Palm Island chromosome 2, KAUST_Apoly_ChrSc, whole genome shotgun sequence genome contains a region encoding:
- the LOC110958199 gene encoding uncharacterized protein LOC110958199, which yields MASTKSSYCSCSWSQWSLWCRLRNFFGMSATIAHKGTNSDGTHKVLFRNKHTFGDCDKSMDWSCNSGDCGSISGSKRAEIYNSFRGPFASELWTEDCCWLIAVNGEDGVVGLTALSLAKRSDTGEPNKSPIFTFLPFLRVPKNCPQTYKMMPFDADGDDVRCRFGSSYAQECSLCSQPAGFDLDENSCKLSHIEADYAGIHTFELVVEDFPKEQVELSYSNGNQPQKLEDKTNTELPLSKLPLQFTLEVTDNAPSCEKGVYIPKLVQPTPIYGAKIHAEVDSAVEIRVKAEVSVSDIEGIVVSGPSGIGQRTNGSEFVITWKPTADDSGEHFSVCFAVESSTLLVFFQSEVRCVMVEVKEKIGKSHVICDESSMTILVEKASFPRLSEDHLQLNDPSNTICSLTSNSTHFIGNFGLNQCGTQIEEDDDYLIFKNEITTYEDQNYQITRKHLLEVQFYCQYPKHGNVWQSYSVHRKNVTVWEKGIGTFTYEFEFYEDDSYKTMIDPYSFPLEVEIGSRLYMKIEATSSLSNTELFVESCTAAPYDNPNYPNPYTIIADGCEVDPTVIVYETDHKNKFLFSMEAFKFIGLYDQVYISCSVVMCEAGNPDTRCSQGCMNFKTSDFRPKRETKVQSGAHFISQGPLRLKRSAENSDSPAIALNLNLVFIAGCVLAAVGMICGVILYKTKTSKVKYQLLPASETF from the exons ATGGCGTCCACAAAGTCCTCCTACTGCAGCTGCTCCTGGTCTCAGTGGTCTCTGTGGTGTCGGCTCAGGAACTTCTTTGGGATGAGCGCAACCATCGCCCACAAAGGCACCAACTCTGATGGAACACACAAG GTGCTCTTTCGTAACAAGCACACCTTTGGAGATTGTGACAAAAGCATGGACTGGAGTTGCAATAGTGGCGACTGTGGCTCCATCTCCGGAAGTAAGAGAGCAGAGATTTACAATAGCTTCAGAGGACCCTTTGCTAGCGAGCTGTG GACAGAAGACTGTTGCTGGCTCATAGCAGTTAATGGTGAAGATGGAGTCGTTGGGCTCACTGCTCTGAGTCTGGCGAAAAGATCTGACACCGGAGAACCAAACAAATCACCTATTTTTACCTTTCTGCCTTTCTTGAG aGTTCCTAAGAACTGCCCTCAGACATACAAGATGATGCCCTTTGATGCTGATGGTGACGACGTCAGATGCAGATTTGGAAGTTCGTACGCGCAAGAGTGCAGCTTATGCTCCCAACCTGCAGGATTCGACTTAGATGAG AACTCCTGCAAGTTAAGCCACATTGAAGCCGACTACGCTGGAATCCATACGTTCGAGTTGGTGGTGGAGGACTTCCCAAAAGAACAGGTCGAGCTGAGCTACTCAAACGGAAACCAACCCCAGAAGCTTGAAGACAAAACCAATACTGAACTTCCCCTCAGCAAACTACCACTACAGTTCACTTTGGAGG TAACAGACAATGCTCCCTCATGTGAGAAGGGAGTCTACATACCCAAGCTTGTGCAACCAACACCTATATATGGAGCAAAGATCCATGCAGAGGTCGACTCAGCCGTGGAGATCAGAGTCAAAGCTGAAGTTTCAGTTTCAGA CATTGAAGGCATCGTTGTCAGTGGGCCTTCGGGCATCGGTCAGAGGACAAACGGCAGCGAGTTTGTCATCACATGGAAACCTACAGCCGACGACTCGGGAGAACATTTCTCAGTTTGCTTTGCTGTTGAATCATCCACATT GTTGGTGTTCTTTCAATCTGAGGTGAGGTGTGTCATGGTGGAAGTCAAGGAAAAGATAG GTAAATCCCACGTGATCTGCGATGAATCCTCAATGACAATCCTGGTGGAGAAAGCTTCCTTCCCTCGACTCAGTGAGGatcatctgcagctcaacgACCCCTCCAACACCATCTGCAGCCTGACGTCTAACAGCACCCACTTCATCGGCAACTTCGGCCTCAACCAGTGTGGCACTCAGATCGAG GAAGATGACGACTACCTCATTTTCAAGAATGAAATCACCACATATGAAGACCAAAACTATCAGATCACTAGGAAGCACCTGCTGGAGGTGCAGTTCTACTGCCAGTACCCCAAACATGGCAACGTGTGGCAGAGCTACTCGGTTCACAGGAAGAACGTCACCGTGTGGGAGAAGGGCATAGGCACATTCACCTATGAGTTTGAGTTCTATGAGGACGACAGCTACAAAACCATGATTGACCCATACTCATTCCCTCTGGAGGTGGAAATAGGGAGCAGGCTTTACATGAAGATAGAGGCCACCTCTTCACTCAGCAACACTGAGTTGTTTGTGGAGTCCTGCACTGCTGCACCGTACGACAACCCCAACTACCCCAATCCCTACACCATCATTGCAGACGG GTGTGAAGTGGACCCGACTGTTATCGTCTATGaaactgaccacaaaaataAGTTCTTGTTCAGCATGGAGGCCTTCAAGTTCATCGGCTTGTATGACCAG GTGTACATCAGCTGTTCAGTTGTCATGTGTGAAGCTGGAAATCCCGACACCAGGTGCTCACAGGGATGCATGAACTTCAAAACCAGTGATTTTCGCccaaagagagagacaaaggtCCAAAGTGGAGCCCACTTCATTTCCCAGGGTCCCCTGCGTCTGAAGAGGTCGGCCGAGAACAGCGACAGCCCAG cGATCGCCCTGAACCTGAACCTGGTGTTCATCGCTGGATGTGTCCTGGCTGCTGTTGGCATGATCTGTGGAGTGATCTTGTACAAAACCAAGACGTCCAAGGTCAAGTACCAACTGCTGCCTGCATCTGAGACCTTTTAA